Proteins encoded within one genomic window of Sphingomonas cannabina:
- a CDS encoding GMC family oxidoreductase yields MATKLPPVDVVIVGSGWTGGIVAKELAPTGLKVVMFERGRPQDTYPDFAGPQAHDALKYTRRLHMVQDLSQETITFRNSMDQVALPIREHGFYWPGTNVGGSGAHWSGLTWRWLEWEHKMRSGTIAKYGKGIVPEDMNLQDWPVSYDELEPYYDKFEKVCGISGKAGNIKGRKVPGGNPFEAPRQNEYPTPPMTASHMMTLFDKATSNLGYHPFPIPTANCSQDYVNPDGIPLGQCHYCGHCTAYGCEANAKASPHFLMLPLARKNTNFELRANATVVKVNLAADGKRATGVTYVDARGRELEQPADLVILGAFVTGNVHLMLHSGIGRPYDPKTNTGVVGRNYAFQGGGGAFILLDKDVFTNPFMGSGALGSWIDDFNGDNYDFAKAGYIGGGGISLGNNSGDPLTYHPTMPGQPRWGRGWKKAMVDAYQHVSAIGHQGAVMSYRQNYFDLDPTYRDAFGRPLLRLTFDWQENERKLMAAHTAVCERIAAEITGRKQESAGTPRSFGRFNSARYQTTHNTGGVVFGDDPNTSALNKYCQSWDVPNVFVLGACVFPQNAGRNPTGPVGALAFWAADAITKKYLKRPGALV; encoded by the coding sequence ATGGCGACGAAGCTTCCGCCGGTGGACGTCGTGATCGTCGGTTCGGGCTGGACCGGTGGCATCGTCGCCAAGGAACTGGCGCCGACCGGCCTCAAGGTCGTGATGTTCGAGCGCGGCCGGCCGCAGGACACCTATCCGGATTTCGCGGGTCCCCAGGCGCACGACGCCCTCAAGTACACGCGCCGCCTGCACATGGTGCAGGACCTTTCGCAGGAGACCATCACCTTCCGCAACAGCATGGACCAGGTCGCGCTGCCGATCCGCGAGCACGGCTTCTACTGGCCCGGCACCAATGTCGGCGGCTCGGGCGCGCACTGGTCGGGGCTGACCTGGCGCTGGCTGGAGTGGGAGCACAAGATGCGCTCCGGCACCATCGCCAAATATGGGAAGGGCATCGTTCCGGAGGACATGAACCTCCAGGACTGGCCGGTCTCCTATGACGAGCTGGAGCCCTATTACGACAAGTTCGAGAAGGTGTGCGGCATCTCCGGCAAGGCCGGGAACATCAAGGGGCGGAAGGTGCCGGGCGGCAATCCGTTCGAGGCGCCGCGCCAGAACGAATATCCTACGCCGCCGATGACCGCGTCGCACATGATGACGCTGTTCGACAAGGCGACGAGCAACCTTGGCTATCATCCATTCCCGATCCCGACGGCGAACTGCTCGCAGGATTATGTGAACCCGGACGGCATCCCGCTCGGCCAATGCCATTATTGCGGACACTGCACCGCCTATGGTTGCGAGGCGAATGCGAAGGCGAGCCCGCATTTCCTGATGTTGCCGCTGGCGCGCAAGAACACGAATTTCGAGCTGCGCGCCAATGCGACGGTGGTGAAGGTCAACCTTGCCGCGGACGGCAAGCGGGCGACCGGTGTCACCTATGTCGATGCGCGCGGGCGCGAGCTGGAGCAGCCCGCCGACCTCGTGATCCTGGGCGCCTTCGTCACCGGCAACGTCCACCTCATGCTGCATTCCGGCATCGGCAGGCCCTATGATCCCAAGACGAATACCGGCGTCGTCGGCCGCAACTACGCGTTCCAGGGCGGGGGCGGAGCGTTCATCCTGCTGGACAAGGACGTGTTCACCAACCCCTTCATGGGATCGGGGGCGCTCGGCAGCTGGATCGACGATTTCAACGGCGACAATTACGACTTCGCCAAGGCAGGCTATATCGGCGGCGGCGGCATCAGCCTCGGCAACAACAGCGGCGATCCGCTGACCTACCATCCGACCATGCCTGGCCAGCCGCGCTGGGGCAGGGGATGGAAGAAGGCGATGGTCGACGCCTATCAGCACGTCTCGGCGATCGGCCACCAGGGTGCGGTGATGAGCTATCGCCAGAATTACTTCGATCTCGATCCGACCTATCGCGACGCCTTCGGCCGGCCGCTGCTGCGCCTGACCTTCGACTGGCAGGAGAACGAGCGCAAGCTGATGGCCGCGCACACCGCGGTCTGCGAACGGATCGCGGCGGAGATCACCGGGCGGAAGCAAGAGAGCGCCGGTACGCCGCGCAGCTTCGGCCGTTTCAACAGCGCCCGCTACCAGACCACCCACAATACGGGCGGCGTGGTGTTCGGCGACGATCCGAACACGAGCGCGCTCAACAAATATTGCCAGTCGTGGGACGTGCCGAACGTCTTCGTGCTCGGCGCCTGCGTGTTCCCGCAGAATGCCGGGCGCAATCCGACCGGGCCGGTCGGCGCGCTCGCCTTCTGGGCGGCCGATGCCATCACGAAGAAATATCTGAAGCGCCCAGGCGCCTTGGTGTGA
- a CDS encoding gluconate 2-dehydrogenase subunit 3 family protein: MSGKPTADRRTLLKLAGFGVGMAAAPFAEAQETHAGHDMPAQGTSGAPPAGAAPSPGYIFLNPDEAAFVEAFVDTLIPQDEFTARGTELGVALFVDRQLYSAWGNGERMYLQGPFREGTPEQGYQLRLTPNQLVRAGIADVNDHVRATHGGSTFDMLEEADRIKLVSALEQAAIDLPTVPTRNFFNTLFQLVMDGFFADPIYGGNRGKASWKLLGYPGVGEMYADKIAEWRNRPYRVAEPQSIQDLT; encoded by the coding sequence ATGAGCGGGAAGCCGACCGCGGACCGCCGCACGCTGCTGAAGCTGGCCGGCTTCGGCGTGGGCATGGCAGCGGCGCCCTTTGCCGAGGCGCAGGAGACGCACGCCGGGCATGACATGCCGGCGCAGGGCACCAGCGGAGCGCCGCCTGCAGGCGCGGCGCCGTCCCCGGGTTACATCTTCCTCAATCCCGATGAGGCCGCCTTCGTCGAAGCCTTCGTCGACACGCTGATCCCGCAGGACGAGTTCACTGCCAGGGGCACGGAGCTGGGCGTCGCGCTGTTCGTCGACCGGCAGCTCTACAGCGCCTGGGGCAATGGCGAGCGCATGTACCTGCAGGGGCCGTTCCGCGAGGGAACACCCGAGCAGGGATATCAGCTGCGCCTGACGCCCAACCAGCTCGTCCGCGCAGGCATCGCCGACGTGAACGACCATGTCCGCGCGACCCATGGCGGCAGCACTTTCGACATGCTGGAGGAGGCGGACCGGATCAAGCTGGTGTCGGCGCTCGAGCAGGCGGCGATCGACCTGCCAACCGTGCCGACGCGCAACTTCTTCAACACGCTGTTCCAGCTGGTGATGGACGGCTTCTTCGCCGACCCGATCTACGGCGGCAACCGGGGCAAGGCATCCTGGAAGCTGCTCGGCTACCCGGGCGTGGGCGAGATGTATGCCGACAAGATCGCCGAATGGCGTAATCGCCCCTACCGGGTCGCCGAGCCCCAATCGATCCAGGACCTGACGTGA
- a CDS encoding MFS transporter has translation MTSEAAVAEQRDTAAAAGAARPTRARHVVLWLTVLAYLITYMDRVVIATAAPVIEREYGFSPVTMGWIFASFSIAYALFQIPGGWLGDRFGPRRALTGVVLWWSTFTAATALTWSAGSMMVCRFLFGMGEAGAFPIATRSLSRWMLPSERGWAQGVTHAGARLGGAVTPVFVALLIVQFGWRMPFLVFALVGIAWALLWFFYYRDTPREHPSVNAAELEMIEGALGAGRARVSVPWRHLLANPQLWVLSAMYFCYAYCINIFLTWFPKYLHDARGFDIALMGLFASLPLMAGVIGDLTGGWASDLLVKRGAGLKMARRAVAIVGFLTAAAMIPLAAAIADPVPSILCFCVALFGLELTVGVSWAVTLDIGGEYAGSVSAVMNTLGNTGAAVAAAVTGYIVSMSGWFAAFAVLSILCLIAALLFLRIDASRKLRDGQEALA, from the coding sequence GTGACGAGCGAGGCAGCGGTCGCGGAGCAGCGTGACACCGCGGCCGCCGCCGGTGCGGCGCGTCCCACGCGCGCGCGCCACGTCGTGCTCTGGCTGACGGTGCTGGCTTATCTCATCACCTATATGGACCGCGTCGTGATCGCGACGGCCGCGCCGGTGATCGAGCGCGAGTATGGCTTCTCGCCGGTGACGATGGGCTGGATCTTCGCGTCCTTCTCCATCGCCTATGCGCTGTTCCAGATTCCCGGCGGCTGGCTGGGCGACAGGTTCGGGCCGCGCCGTGCGCTGACCGGCGTGGTGCTCTGGTGGTCCACCTTCACCGCCGCCACGGCGCTGACCTGGTCGGCGGGATCGATGATGGTGTGCCGCTTCCTGTTCGGCATGGGCGAGGCGGGCGCGTTCCCGATCGCCACCAGGTCGCTGTCGCGCTGGATGCTGCCGTCGGAACGCGGCTGGGCGCAGGGGGTGACCCATGCCGGCGCGCGGCTGGGCGGGGCGGTGACACCGGTGTTCGTCGCGCTCCTCATCGTACAGTTCGGCTGGCGGATGCCGTTCCTGGTCTTTGCCCTCGTCGGCATTGCCTGGGCGCTCTTGTGGTTCTTCTACTATCGCGACACGCCGCGCGAGCATCCTTCCGTCAACGCCGCCGAGCTGGAGATGATCGAGGGCGCACTGGGGGCCGGCCGTGCTCGGGTCAGCGTGCCGTGGCGCCACCTGCTCGCCAATCCGCAGCTCTGGGTGCTGTCGGCGATGTACTTCTGCTACGCCTATTGCATCAACATCTTCCTGACCTGGTTTCCCAAGTACCTGCACGACGCGCGCGGGTTCGACATCGCGCTGATGGGGCTGTTCGCCAGCCTGCCGCTCATGGCCGGTGTGATCGGCGACCTCACGGGCGGCTGGGCATCCGACCTGCTGGTCAAGCGCGGCGCCGGACTGAAGATGGCCCGCCGGGCCGTGGCGATCGTCGGCTTCCTGACGGCGGCGGCGATGATCCCGCTGGCCGCGGCGATCGCCGATCCGGTGCCGAGCATCCTGTGCTTCTGCGTCGCGCTGTTCGGGTTGGAGCTGACCGTCGGCGTGTCCTGGGCGGTGACGCTCGACATCGGCGGCGAATATGCGGGCTCGGTGTCAGCGGTCATGAACACGCTCGGCAATACGGGCGCGGCGGTCGCCGCCGCGGTGACGGGCTATATTGTCAGCATGAGCGGCTGGTTCGCCGCCTTCGCAGTGCTGTCGATATTGTGCCTGATCGCGGCGCTGCTGTTCCTGCGCATCGACGCCTCGCGCAAGCTCCGCGATGGGCAGGAGGCGCTGGCATGA
- a CDS encoding amidohydrolase family protein yields MFAGLPGTAAAQTTVLRDFTLIDGTGSAPAANQAIIVTDGRITWVGPSAKVKVPAGAEVETLKGKYLMPGLIDSHVHLGLVDGITQNLKYQTPENIEKQLRTYAAYGVTTVQTLGTEQDLIFPIQQLRKRRTTMARVYTVGQGVVFKGSYGGVPGLEQSVATPEEARAMVDAQASKGADLIKLWVDDEFGMLDERMPPRISSAVIDEAHKDGKKAVAHIFYYDNAAELTREGVDAFAHSVRDRAVDDALLGQMKAKGVWQMAATLSREASFTYKTLPFLDDPFFTRGVTPEVQKELASPERAAKLGAAPNFPKYAPALKTAMENFGREVKAGIRYGMGTDSGPTARFPGYFAHWELELMVKAGVTPLQALTAATGANAEFMGASDIGSIAPGKWADLLVLDRDPTADIRNTRAIDAVYIAGTKVPTIWQTCTGRAAGACGGRP; encoded by the coding sequence ATGTTCGCCGGACTTCCGGGGACGGCGGCCGCGCAAACGACGGTGCTGCGCGATTTCACGCTGATCGACGGGACCGGAAGTGCGCCGGCGGCGAACCAGGCAATCATTGTCACCGATGGCCGGATCACCTGGGTCGGGCCTTCCGCGAAGGTGAAGGTGCCTGCCGGGGCGGAGGTCGAAACGCTGAAGGGCAAGTATTTGATGCCCGGCCTGATCGACAGCCATGTTCATCTGGGGCTGGTCGACGGTATCACCCAGAACCTCAAGTACCAGACACCCGAGAATATCGAGAAGCAGCTCAGGACATACGCCGCCTACGGCGTCACCACCGTCCAGACACTCGGCACCGAGCAGGACCTGATCTTCCCGATCCAGCAGCTGCGCAAGAGGCGCACGACGATGGCGCGGGTCTATACCGTCGGGCAGGGCGTGGTCTTCAAGGGCAGCTATGGCGGGGTTCCCGGCCTCGAACAGTCGGTCGCCACGCCGGAAGAGGCGCGGGCGATGGTGGACGCGCAGGCGTCCAAGGGCGCCGACCTCATCAAGCTTTGGGTCGACGACGAGTTCGGCATGCTGGATGAGCGGATGCCGCCGCGGATCAGCAGCGCGGTGATCGACGAAGCGCACAAGGACGGAAAGAAGGCCGTCGCCCACATCTTCTATTATGACAATGCCGCCGAACTGACGCGTGAGGGCGTGGATGCCTTCGCCCATTCCGTGCGGGACCGCGCTGTCGACGATGCCCTGCTCGGTCAGATGAAGGCGAAGGGCGTCTGGCAGATGGCCGCGACGCTCAGCCGCGAGGCGTCTTTCACCTATAAGACGCTGCCTTTCCTCGACGACCCCTTCTTCACGCGCGGGGTGACGCCAGAGGTGCAGAAGGAGCTCGCAAGCCCGGAGCGGGCGGCAAAGCTGGGCGCGGCGCCGAACTTCCCCAAATATGCGCCGGCCCTCAAGACCGCGATGGAGAATTTCGGACGCGAGGTGAAGGCCGGCATCCGCTACGGCATGGGCACCGATAGCGGACCCACGGCGCGCTTCCCCGGCTATTTCGCGCATTGGGAGCTCGAGCTGATGGTCAAGGCGGGGGTGACGCCGCTGCAGGCGCTCACCGCGGCCACCGGCGCCAATGCGGAATTCATGGGCGCCAGCGACATCGGCTCGATCGCGCCGGGCAAATGGGCCGACCTGCTGGTGCTGGATCGTGATCCAACCGCGGACATCCGCAACACGCGCGCCATCGATGCCGTCTACATCGCCGGGACCAAGGTGCCGACGATCTGGCAGACCTGCACCGGCCGCGCCGCCGGTGCTTGCGGAGGGCGTCCGTGA
- a CDS encoding GntR family transcriptional regulator produces the protein MSDLQNTSQVSNAIAPTARAASAPTLVEHAYQHLLSMLMSVKIAPGERIPIDTVARQLGMSQTPIREALSQLEAEKLVYKTTNVGYRASPQMTPEEVHDLYTLRLLIEPYAAARAAERMDDEALSILQSIQAEMDAVVERDEQAYARFAEADAQLHRLIAKGSGNRLIEETIERLHAHLQIFRSLYQNSAQPNAPDVAAREHQRIIAALLAHDPAAAEQSVRDHLTCSQQRMDRANGTSRG, from the coding sequence ATGTCCGATCTGCAGAACACGTCTCAAGTTTCCAATGCCATCGCTCCCACGGCGCGCGCCGCTTCTGCGCCGACGCTGGTGGAGCACGCCTATCAGCATCTTCTCTCGATGCTGATGTCGGTGAAGATCGCGCCGGGGGAGCGCATTCCGATCGACACGGTCGCGCGACAGCTGGGCATGTCGCAGACACCGATTCGCGAGGCGCTGAGTCAGCTGGAGGCGGAGAAGCTCGTCTACAAGACCACCAATGTCGGCTACCGCGCCAGTCCGCAGATGACGCCGGAGGAGGTGCACGACCTCTATACGCTTCGATTGCTGATCGAGCCCTATGCCGCCGCGCGCGCGGCCGAGCGCATGGACGATGAGGCGCTGTCGATCCTCCAGTCGATCCAGGCCGAGATGGACGCGGTGGTCGAGCGCGACGAGCAGGCCTATGCCCGGTTCGCCGAGGCGGATGCGCAACTCCATCGGCTGATCGCGAAGGGCAGCGGAAACCGGCTGATCGAGGAAACGATCGAGCGGCTGCACGCGCATCTCCAGATATTTCGATCGCTCTACCAGAACAGCGCGCAGCCCAACGCGCCCGACGTGGCGGCGCGGGAGCATCAGCGCATCATCGCCGCCCTGCTGGCGCATGATCCTGCCGCGGCCGAACAGTCGGTGCGCGACCATCTGACCTGTTCGCAGCAGCGGATGGACAGGGCGAACGGCACCTCCCGCGGCTGA
- a CDS encoding NAD(P)H-dependent oxidoreductase: MAEFDGYILVTAEYNRGVLAVLRNALDYAYPGRDYLVDAALDRPKRGNRRRRPGRAIAAVPFVIATA; encoded by the coding sequence GTGGCGGAATTCGACGGCTACATCTTGGTCACGGCCGAATACAACCGCGGCGTGCTGGCGGTGCTCAGGAATGCGCTCGACTATGCCTATCCCGGGCGGGATTATCTTGTAGATGCCGCCCTGGATCGACCGAAGCGCGGCAATAGGCGGCGGCGACCGGGGAGGGCGATAGCGGCGGTTCCGTTTGTTATCGCGACAGCGTGA
- a CDS encoding outer membrane beta-barrel protein codes for MRLRRLYSIILSAVAYIASGTAAHAQRVDDKIWLQAGAFRPSFDSDARADIPGSPIDGTDFDFETDLDLPEHKTVVNVEGGVRITNHLRLEGGYFSLKRAAEVTLEQDIRWEETTYPATGVVDSAFRSDIYRAALGYSFVKSKDFELGARIGAHITKFKMFIEGDAIVDSLLVAVKREQKDKTVPMPNLGLYANVDLSRTFSLNAGANWFKIKVGDYKGNIFDVSAGISARVVRNLGIGARYRYVDYGLRAQADDWDGKVNYRFHGPAVFVELGF; via the coding sequence ATGCGTCTTCGCCGATTGTACTCCATCATCCTTTCGGCCGTTGCCTATATCGCATCCGGCACAGCTGCACACGCTCAACGTGTAGATGACAAGATCTGGCTTCAGGCTGGTGCCTTTCGTCCATCCTTCGACTCCGATGCGCGCGCCGATATTCCCGGTTCGCCGATCGACGGTACTGATTTCGACTTTGAAACCGATCTCGATCTTCCGGAACATAAGACTGTCGTCAACGTGGAAGGCGGCGTTCGGATCACCAATCATCTTCGGCTCGAGGGAGGGTATTTCTCTCTCAAGCGGGCTGCAGAAGTGACGCTCGAACAGGATATTCGTTGGGAGGAAACCACCTATCCAGCGACCGGAGTCGTCGATAGCGCCTTCCGAAGCGACATCTATCGCGCCGCGCTGGGATACTCCTTTGTAAAATCGAAAGATTTCGAGCTTGGTGCGCGAATTGGCGCCCACATAACGAAATTCAAGATGTTCATTGAAGGGGATGCGATCGTCGATAGCCTGCTTGTGGCGGTCAAGCGCGAGCAGAAGGACAAGACCGTGCCGATGCCCAATCTCGGGCTCTATGCCAATGTCGATCTTTCCAGGACCTTTTCGCTGAACGCCGGCGCCAATTGGTTCAAGATCAAAGTAGGAGACTATAAGGGCAATATCTTCGACGTTTCCGCCGGCATATCCGCGCGCGTCGTTCGCAACCTGGGTATCGGCGCGCGCTATCGCTATGTCGATTACGGGTTGCGCGCGCAGGCGGACGACTGGGATGGCAAGGTGAACTACCGCTTCCACGGTCCTGCCGTGTTCGTGGAGCTAGGCTTCTGA
- a CDS encoding trimeric intracellular cation channel family protein, with the protein MTSISGTAAIVCVADLAGTFVFAVEGALIAIGAGFDPVGIVTLAFATALGGGVIRDLLIGIRPAAVADWRYGMIVLGAAIATIVLHPLAGTLPTWIMIVLDAAGLGLFAVAGTEKALDHGVHPLPAAFLGTVGGVGGGAIRDILLNAVPRILHVDIYASAAFLAAVIVVLGRSAGANARIVALLAGSACFLLRVVAVALAWQLPRFT; encoded by the coding sequence ATGACCAGCATATCCGGTACCGCGGCGATCGTCTGCGTTGCCGATCTCGCAGGAACCTTCGTCTTCGCGGTCGAGGGCGCGCTGATCGCGATCGGTGCGGGCTTCGATCCGGTGGGGATCGTCACGCTCGCCTTTGCGACCGCACTCGGCGGCGGCGTCATCCGCGATCTCCTGATCGGCATCCGCCCCGCCGCCGTCGCCGACTGGCGATACGGGATGATCGTGCTGGGTGCGGCGATCGCCACGATCGTCCTTCATCCGCTCGCCGGGACGCTGCCGACGTGGATCATGATCGTGCTCGATGCCGCGGGGCTGGGATTGTTCGCGGTTGCCGGCACAGAGAAGGCGCTCGACCACGGCGTGCACCCGCTGCCGGCGGCTTTCCTCGGCACCGTCGGCGGCGTGGGCGGCGGCGCGATACGGGATATTCTGCTCAACGCCGTGCCCCGGATCCTGCATGTGGACATCTATGCCAGCGCGGCGTTCCTCGCGGCCGTGATCGTCGTGCTGGGCAGGTCGGCCGGGGCGAATGCCCGCATCGTCGCGCTACTTGCGGGATCGGCCTGCTTCCTGCTCCGGGTCGTGGCCGTCGCGCTGGCGTGGCAACTGCCTCGTTTCACTTGA
- a CDS encoding lysozyme inhibitor LprI family protein produces MKIFVTAAALATCALLLPMNSARADDLYDKCVNAASDNASWSQCGSDYVKREDAKLNAAWKQVYGRTNGQTKTDLLAEQRAWIAFREAACKFYANGDFGREGQVLSYPACVARVISDRTNALVELGKEFSQGR; encoded by the coding sequence ATGAAGATTTTCGTGACGGCAGCCGCGCTTGCGACCTGCGCCCTGCTTCTTCCCATGAACTCCGCGCGAGCGGATGATCTCTACGACAAATGCGTCAATGCGGCGAGCGACAACGCGTCCTGGAGCCAGTGCGGAAGTGACTATGTCAAGCGCGAGGACGCCAAGCTCAATGCGGCCTGGAAGCAGGTGTATGGCCGGACCAACGGACAGACCAAGACGGATCTGCTTGCCGAGCAACGTGCCTGGATCGCGTTCAGGGAAGCGGCGTGCAAATTCTATGCGAACGGCGATTTCGGGCGTGAGGGCCAGGTTCTGAGCTATCCCGCCTGTGTCGCGAGGGTGATCTCCGACCGCACCAATGCGCTGGTCGAGTTGGGGAAGGAATTCAGCCAGGGGCGGTAA
- a CDS encoding DUF3011 domain-containing protein — MNYDYSYCPVDTRNGVRLLQTLSRSPCIRGQTWGTDPRGIWVDRGCSAQFSVSSGGGDAGSVVGAAIIGGIVGALLGGSSHGSSDSDYHHHHHHYDDPSPPPYDRYGNANYDRKGRYVGCHGLGCMVDNPDDHSQDIDPTPQFDKDGNPNFDTHGNYIGAHGLGSLVDNPDAPSSDGSNPNQ, encoded by the coding sequence GTGAACTATGACTATTCCTATTGCCCCGTCGACACGCGCAACGGCGTGAGGCTGCTCCAGACGCTATCGCGGTCGCCCTGCATCAGAGGGCAGACCTGGGGCACCGATCCTCGCGGAATCTGGGTCGATCGTGGCTGTTCGGCGCAATTCTCGGTCAGTTCGGGCGGCGGCGACGCCGGCTCCGTCGTCGGCGCGGCGATCATCGGCGGCATCGTCGGCGCGCTGCTCGGCGGCAGCTCGCACGGGAGCAGCGATTCCGATTATCACCACCACCATCATCATTATGATGATCCGTCCCCTCCGCCTTATGACCGCTACGGCAACGCCAATTACGACAGGAAGGGGCGCTACGTCGGTTGCCACGGCCTCGGCTGCATGGTCGACAATCCCGACGACCATTCGCAGGACATCGATCCCACGCCGCAGTTCGACAAGGACGGCAATCCCAATTTCGACACGCACGGGAATTATATCGGCGCCCATGGCTTGGGATCGTTGGTCGATAATCCCGATGCCCCCTCGTCCGACGGCAGCAACCCGAATCAATGA
- a CDS encoding transporter substrate-binding domain-containing protein — protein MRAYSHWLLALLIALITPMSPAAAADDSLQRVIAAKVLKVGVAPNAPWVIKKPDGGFAGHDIDLVEAFAEDLGVKAQFVEMPFADLVPRLARGEVDMIAAGIAITPERARSVAFSTPTGMQEIATVADRKALGTDPAAALEKPSFRIAVLAKSTDEAAARNAYPKASVVSYPTAAAALAALVDGEAQAMVATSPVPRMAASLYDAKLRLIGGPLERTGEAFAFRPDDMRLLTYANNWIAARQIDGFIGNVGTHWFDGHKWLRTAEGDLKPQRAAR, from the coding sequence ATGCGTGCGTATTCGCATTGGTTGCTCGCGCTGCTGATCGCGCTGATAACTCCGATGTCTCCGGCCGCTGCTGCCGACGACAGTCTCCAGCGTGTGATCGCGGCCAAAGTCCTGAAGGTCGGCGTCGCACCCAACGCTCCCTGGGTCATCAAGAAGCCGGATGGCGGCTTCGCCGGCCACGACATCGATCTGGTGGAGGCCTTTGCCGAGGATCTCGGCGTCAAGGCGCAGTTCGTGGAGATGCCGTTCGCCGATCTCGTCCCGCGCCTCGCCAGGGGTGAGGTCGACATGATCGCGGCTGGGATCGCGATCACGCCCGAACGCGCGCGCAGCGTCGCCTTCTCGACGCCGACGGGCATGCAGGAGATCGCAACCGTCGCCGATCGCAAGGCACTCGGCACCGATCCCGCCGCCGCGCTGGAGAAACCGTCGTTCAGGATCGCCGTCCTGGCGAAATCCACCGACGAGGCGGCGGCGCGGAACGCCTATCCCAAGGCGAGCGTCGTTTCCTACCCGACGGCGGCCGCGGCGCTCGCGGCGCTGGTCGACGGCGAGGCGCAGGCGATGGTCGCCACCTCGCCGGTCCCGCGCATGGCGGCATCGCTCTACGATGCGAAGCTGCGCCTGATCGGCGGTCCGCTCGAACGGACCGGCGAAGCCTTCGCTTTCCGCCCGGACGACATGCGCCTTCTCACCTACGCCAACAACTGGATCGCCGCGCGCCAGATCGACGGCTTCATCGGCAATGTGGGCACCCATTGGTTCGACGGGCACAAGTGGCTGAGGACCGCCGAGGGCGATTTGAAGCCGCAACGGGCCGCCAGATAG